A region of the Corticium candelabrum chromosome 4, ooCorCand1.1, whole genome shotgun sequence genome:
TTTGGTGCTGCTGCCATTGAAATGTTTGCAGGTTTAGCTACCATGTCGTAGTTTAGTTTGAACTTTGAATTGGTAGTAGGAACTTTGCTGATAAATTTTTTCGAATGTCAAATTGAATTGAAATCTATAGTGCATAGTAGTAAATGCGTAAACACCATTACTGAAGCTGGCAGAGCTGTGCAAATATGACAGCTGATGCAGCTTTGAATGCGTAAGCAATGTTGTGTAGTACTGAGTGGTGGTCAAACATCCTGATTTTCTAGTTCAAGGACAAGCAAACTCGCTGcagttgtgtgtattttaaTACTTTTTTATTTGCTTATTTTGTACTTCTTATTCGATCTTTTGTGGTAATTTCTATATGATGTCATGTGTTGAGTCAACAATACAATGTAGTGTGAGTAAAGTGCATTGTTATAGCTTGTTAGGTACGTGTCAGCTTTGTTACATATTATTTTTATGCataattgtgttgtgtttagcTTTTTGAACAAAATGGACGTAGTGAGAAAAGAAAATTATAGTCCTACTGATGATGACATCTTGCGTTGTCGTGTTCAGACACGAGGAGTATTTGAAACGAAGTTTGTCGTGAATCGTGTTCGTTTTCAGTGAGACACGTGTCTATGCAATGACAAAAAGAAGCAGTAGAATTGTTTTGTGTATATAGCATGTTTGATGTGGGTGGACAGCGAGAAGAGAGGTCAAAGTGGATTCAATGTTTCTCAGGTGTGACAGCTATCATATTTATAGCAGCTTGTAGCAGCTACAACTTGACATTACGAGAAGACACTTCTAAGGTGTTAAATGTTAGCATTTTTATAAGTATTGTGTACATTAATTTTGATGTTCTATATTACAGTATCGTCTCGTCGAAGCTTTGGAACTGTTTGCTAGTATTTGGAACAATGAGTGGCTTCAAGAGTcttctgtcattttgtttctCAACAAAGAGGATGTATTGCAAGAGAAAGTCAACTCTAAACGGTTTCCGCTTGACAAGTACTATCGTGACTATGCTAACTTCAAACCAGAAGAGAGCGTGTACAAGGGACGACGTAAGTGAACTCTGTAATTGGCAGTAACCTATAGAACAGAACGTGGAGTTTGATGTATGAGGAAGTCCAACTAGTGAAGACTGCCCTATACTGCTGTATATGGAACATTCCCCATTATCACATAAAAGTATCAAACTGCCATGTTGGCAAGAGAATAACAGCATGCCTTTAGGTGTTAGTGGTAACCATTTCAGGCCACATAAAGTTCATTACCctatttctttaattaaatgccgCAGCATTTATTTTTTAGCTAGAGTTCCAACTGCGGCATTTAATCGAGGACggcatttatttgttaaagactctctgtctgtagtttaggagtgtgtatgtgtacacctTGTAGGTTTAATACCCGTTCAAGAGAACAATGTACAATACTGGTACTACACATTTTACTCTTTGAGATGTTATGTAGTGAAAACAGTATAAGTCGTACGACTTTCCTTTAATCTTCAAGTAAGAGATCTTGCATAAGATACATTGGAATTACATTGAAATATGTCGTTTATATAAGGGTGgcatttatattttatctgtactctcCACTGCGGCATTAAGTAAACGAGGACGGtatttaatcaaagaaataggGTATTAGGTTTTCATCCTTCTGACGTCCTGTTGTCTGTTGGGTGGGTGGTAAATTTAgatttattatctatttattatttatcaaGTGATAGGTGTATCTAGCTGCCCGAGGCATAGTGGCTGTACAAGTCAATGAGACTCAGTTGTTCAGGAGCAAACGTTGTCTTTGCTTGGCCACATCACACGTGATGAACACATGCTGGTCTCAGAATTCGAAACCTTTCAAGCGTAAGGAGCCCAGACCAAGTAacattaaaggagaactctcaccaaatactaaaacttgttgaaagaaagatacaaggcctggtatcttcctgcaggaaacctacggtccagacagccacagaagcagagaatcagcaacgagttgttcagacaattccccgtatgtacacaaagtcttactctctcgaagcaactactttaggtttacccataccaagtgctcctagcgcacccaaaattcagcgagacatgatctatgagctaATCCAAGAAAGGTCTcctgaggttgtattgccacagtcgatacttgcgtgataactttggggtcccagtttgctttagttaataaatcacaacttcccaccatatgtctcacaatccttaccttgaaatatgcacagatatcggtcttccttgctaatcAACAATCAGAGGTACACATacgccacatacgggtactaaacatgcctacgcaggtaatttcaatgctttatttcttcgttacggtaaacttctgcagtaaacggttgcaaagggttgtgtcatgaagtgacagcatTTATCTGAGaggtagttgattttggtgagagttctcctttaaaatttgtgttgatGCAGGTGCTAAAagtctggtgtgtgtgggAATGAGAATCAAATAATCAAGTTTTTATGTGGCCTTAGAAGATATAATTCAAGAAGTAGTCGATCAGTCTTCTGAGTCTACTTTGTCACAACCGTTAACTGATACACAGTTGTCTCATGTCATCACCTGTGACAGGCTGACTAGAAATAAAAGTGTAGTTGTGTTCAGATATTGAAACAACAAAGTGCACTTTTTGACTCCTTTGTTCTTGCTTCAATTGCCATCTGTGAAGTTTGGCTAAGTTTAGGTAACTGCTACTTGACACTTGCATAGCACAAGTTAGAGAGAAAACCTTGTGGTGATCAAATTTCCTGGAGTGTTATTATGGAAATTGCCCACAATTCGTAACAAGATTATAGAAAGAATGGGAAGTATGATTAGACACAACAAGATCTGGCATGGTGACAGGTCCATGGGAGCTTACTATATCAGTCCCTCTAGGTGGCATTGAGAGAACAGTATTGTTATGTTATGACGTGTTCGGTAATTTTAGGCGATAAAAACTGAGACAAAGTCAGGTTTAACAAATTCTGTTTAAAAAAGCAACCACAGTGCGTAATAGTCTTCCCATATGGGTTTCATTAGTGGGCAGTTACTTACATGGATATGTGATAGGTTTGGTTTATCCATCAAGTATAGGCCCCAGGCTTGGGAAGTTACTTACCAAATGATTAAAGAGCCAAGAGTGTAGTTCAGTGTTCCAGCTAGACTATTTGAGCGGGGCACTGTGCCCTGCCCGACATTGCTTGCACACTGCCTGAATTCCGAAAGGCCTCCTGTGCCCTGCCCAAGTTGCTAATTTGGATACCCCTGATACTGGTTCTCAGACAAGTGTTAGTATAGACAGGGTTTCAAAACATTGTATAGTGTAGTCCACGTTTGGTTTTCTGACAGTTGCGTGAGACTAACGTGAGCCGCACACGTACAGCTACTCCTAAGCATGCGCTCACAACTCCCGCCATGCCGTCGTTGAAACGACATCAGAGAGTtggtatatgtttgtgtagtgAGTACGTAAAACACACAATGTAGATCCTGCCATCTAGAAAAGATCCCCGTGCATGAATCATGACGATGCATGCAGAATCAGCAGCCTTTCAGTCACTGTGCGCTAGCTGTTTCTTGTGCCTAGAAATCTGGTCTCTCGCTGAGGTGGAGAGGTTACATCTTACCAGTAAATGCATTCCCATTGCTATATGTGAAACACATTCCTtattgttgactttgaaatcagTGACGTCAAGGTCCATGAAAAGCAATCATGTTTAATTCAACAACGGAGACAAATTTGGACGTGTAAGTAACAAAATCATCGGATTGTCTCGTCAAGACCTATTTTTGAACCCTAATTTTAAATCAACAGTAAACCCAGTTTGCTGCAATTTTTTACTGTAGCTGGAACTCTGTTGCAGTTGTGAAGATAGTAAGCGTTCAAATGCCAATATGTTATTAGTTGCCTTACACATAAGGAATCGTGAgtaatgtgttgtgtgcacATTGTTTTCAACTTCAGAATTGTGATTGGTTTACAATGTTAAAAGTTTGTAATGAATCCGTTGCTTTACGTTTGACTTGACTGATGTGACAGCAATTTAATTACTAAGTAACTACTCAACTGCAGTAAATGGCTTGTGTAATAGTCTTAATCTGTGGCATACTATATTTAGCAGTAGGGTGTGAATATGTACTAGTAGGGAACGTTTATGCAGTCAGTTTCTGAATTTGAGTTGTGCTTCTATGTGTAGGCAgaggacacacagacaaaaggaTTGATACATTTAAGTCTATTTCACTCATGTTACCAGTGATTCAGCAATTCCAATTCAGCCATTCCAACGGGAGTGATATGCCAGATCACTCATTGGAATGTGAAAAGTCACATTACCGTCAGCCAGTCTAAATCGTCTGTACATTAATGCTGTGTGTTATGGGTCATAGCAAAATGGATGCTATTCCAATGGTACTGTAGACCATGTTAAGTATTAGTTATACCTCACGCTGTGACTGACTGAGCACCCTTCAAAAATACTGTAAATAGTTTACAAATATAATGTGGCGGAGTAGTTGTGCTATAAACTGTCATGATGTAGCATGTGCAGTGACTTTGGTTTCTCATTTTTAGTTGCAAATGATGGAACAGAGACTTCTGAAGTTCGAAAAGCGAAGATTTTCCTTGCAGAGACTTTTTTGAAAATGACAGAGACATCAGTTGGACGCAAAAGACCAAAGGGACAGGAAGTTAACAGGGAATGCTTCCTGCACTATACAACAGCAGTTGACACTGCGAATATCAATCGAGTATTCAATGACTGCAGGAATATCATTCTACGTTGGCATTTGGAACATTATGATCTTCTTTAGCTGCCACCACTTTAGCCGTGTAACACAAAGTAAACTAGCAAGTGAAGCTACATGCGACTTCTTGCAAGTCTGCAAAGAGTTGTTATACTAGCCATTATAATTAGTAGCAGAAGGTGGGTTTTATGGGGGACCTTGTGGGCTTGTAGATGTTCCTACATTGCACATGAATTGTATTTGAAATAATATTATAGAGTGAACCATTTTTGTTCAAGGTAAACTAAGTGTGGGATCATCATTGTCAAACAGCTCTTCAGGTTGCTTTTTCATTTCCTGTGACAATTCTTGCTCACTTACAGTCCACATAACTGTGGAACTTCACTGTCCCAATGAAAGAGTATAATACAATATGAATATCAGTGTCTGACTGGCGTAACTAAGATGATCACGTGTCTATGAACAATTCCTCATTTGCAGCTTCTTATTTGCTACTAGTAGGTGCTTGCACCACTGTCAGTCAAACTTTGTGAATatcacaaaacaacaagaagtGACAAGAATATAGGCACAATATACTCATTTTATTTCAAAGCTGATCAATAATTTAATTCAACAGTGTGCATTCCTTGCAAATTGTAGAATAATGTCTGACTCTGCAGCAGTTCCAAGGAAAAAGCATTTTTGATAGCAAAGGATTTTACTTCTCCTGTGGAGTGGCATTGTGATTCTTTGTTTTCCTGACttcaaacttaattaagtcacaTTGACATTGTTACACATCACCTTTAATTGTATTCAAATAGAGCTATAAATTGTTGACAGGTTTGGTGTACTACACATTATCAGTAATGTAGAGTACACAACAGGCATGATGAACTGAATTGCCATTGGTAGGTCAATATGGATCATTACTGCCAAGGAAGA
Encoded here:
- the LOC134178326 gene encoding guanine nucleotide-binding protein G(olf) subunit alpha-like, which gives rise to MGSCFGNPVPREEQDALKQQREANKKINDQIKQDRRRFKATHRLLLLGAGESGKSTIVKQMKLLHVDGFSDEERKAKVLDIRSNVRESICVVVLAMRKLGIALENVDNEALVDYMISVYKTPDFDYSSEFFERAGVLWNDAGVKAAFERSHEYQLIDSAGYFLNKMDVVRKENYSPTDDDILRCRVQTRGVFETKFVVNRVRFHMFDVGGQREERSKWIQCFSGVTAIIFIAACSSYNLTLREDTSKYRLVEALELFASIWNNEWLQESSVILFLNKEDVLQEKVNSKRFPLDKYYRDYANFKPEESVYKGRLANDGTETSEVRKAKIFLAETFLKMTETSVGRKRPKGQEVNRECFLHYTTAVDTANINRVFNDCRNIILRWHLEHYDLL